A stretch of DNA from Synechococcus sp. MU1617:
GGCAATCGAGCGGATGTAGGTGCCAGCGGAGCAGTGCACCTCGAGGCTCAGCTGCCCCTGGGCCGCATCCCAGTGCAACAACTCCAGCCGGTGCACGGTGACGGCCCGCGGCGGAAGGTCCATGGCTTCACCGCGCCGGGCCCTGGCATGGGCCCGTTCGCCATCCACATGGACGGCGGAGACCTGTGGCGGACGCTGCTCAATCGCGCCACGGAACGCGTCCAGGCTGCTGTTGACCTCGGCCTCATTGAGGGAAGGCCAGTCCTGCTGCTCCAGCAGCTCTCCTTCCAGGTCGTCAGTGCTGGTGCGCCTGCCCAGTTGGACCACACCGGTGTAGGTCTTCTCCCCGGGGAGGTAGGGCAGCAATCGGGTGGCCGGCCCCAGGGCGATGGGGAGAACCCCGGTGACGGCAGGGTCGAGGGTGCCACCATGGCCCACGCGCTTGAGGCCGTAGCTGCGGCGCAGGCGGCTGACGCAGGCAT
This window harbors:
- the truB gene encoding tRNA pseudouridine(55) synthase TruB, whose amino-acid sequence is MQQSGHPAPAPVNGPFGFVVIDKPAGLTSHACVSRLRRSYGLKRVGHGGTLDPAVTGVLPIALGPATRLLPYLPGEKTYTGVVQLGRRTSTDDLEGELLEQQDWPSLNEAEVNSSLDAFRGAIEQRPPQVSAVHVDGERAHARARRGEAMDLPPRAVTVHRLELLHWDAAQGQLSLEVHCSAGTYIRSIARDLGASIGCGGCLASLRRTQALGFHAHQAHPLPERDAAPPDPLSPLVALGALPRRDLSEAEQNDWRCGRRIAMDPGAGEAVVVCNADGSMAGIGHRESEGLLRPKVVFDAAG